The region AAAACAAGAAGGGAGAATTTATAATGACTTTGATAAAACAACAACCATTCAACCTTGCTGGACGCAAAGAACTTGGCAAATTGGAAATGTCAAAAGAAGTTGTAGTTACGCTAATTGGCATGGGGACTTTAGCTCTTTTTGCGTTTGGATTTTTTTTCACTGGGCTATATACACTATTTACGGGGAAAGCTGGCTTTAACTTTGATTTCACAAGCGGGACAATTCTTATCTCAGTAGTACTCTTCATTGGTACAATGATATTGCATGAACTCATCCATGGCGTATTTATGTCAAAATATGGTGGCAAGCCACGTTATGGTGCTGGCATTGCGTACATCCTCCCCTATTTCTATGCCACCACAAAAACTGCTTTTCTACGCAACCAGTTCATAGTGATCGCGATTGCGCCGCTGATAGTGATCTCCCTGGTTGGTATCGGTTTAATGGCTGCTTTACCATCGCTTGTGCAGTGGCTCTTCATACCGTTTGTAGTAAATGCTTCCGGAGCAGTGGGCGATTTATGGGTGATACGCAAC is a window of Methanophagales archaeon DNA encoding:
- a CDS encoding DUF3267 domain-containing protein is translated as NKKGEFIMTLIKQQPFNLAGRKELGKLEMSKEVVVTLIGMGTLALFAFGFFFTGLYTLFTGKAGFNFDFTSGTILISVVLFIGTMILHELIHGVFMSKYGGKPRYGAGIAYILPYFYATTKTAFLRNQFIVIAIAPLIVISLVGIGLMAALPSLVQWLFIPFVVNASGAVGDLWVIRNVLRYPKHVLLEDQKTGLIIYGKETDKPMNISTTGFCSRFFKAFILCFFAVGILMGTAPIALAILGVESFTIGPMNSLYTIFEFQGSKEGFGLTLHPLPILAISVLAGLVYAIIMAGKPRNRVMTG